Part of the Acidobacteriota bacterium genome is shown below.
TACTCCAAACCCCCTAAGTTCTATCCTCTCCCCTCGGCTGAGCGCCTGTGCCAAGGCATCAAAGACCGCATCTACCGCCTCTCCTGCCTTGGTTTTGGTAATCATCAACCTATTCGCCACTATGGTCACTAAATCCTTCTTAATCAAGATGACACCTCCTTACGCTATTAAAGGCTCCAGCCGGTTATTAAAAGGATTATATCCTCCCCCCTAAAATCACGATAACGAAACCCTTATAACAAAGAAGCAGAGAT
Proteins encoded:
- a CDS encoding integration host factor subunit beta translates to MIKKDLVTIVANRLMITKTKAGEAVDAVFDALAQALSRGERIELRGFGVFEVRDKKKGIGRNPRTREEVRIPEGKAIRFKPGKDLKNIK